In a single window of the Candoia aspera isolate rCanAsp1 chromosome 14, rCanAsp1.hap2, whole genome shotgun sequence genome:
- the CIITA gene encoding MHC class II transactivator, producing the protein MAEAPAVQATEVIGDDQDNPEVFYTVERDESGEVVCLCSDMGEAYSKIATLAEYLLKDQQDAPADEHFESLLSDITAAEGSGGCAEAKNRGRAGLGRAAEGPGLPPPTSPKTGVGREVALASPCLSSLAGCSSEAPEAKRPRLANSPALCIVSGNPVAIPPNPCQDGTISPPDFHVEILVATAEKWQLQSQAESRWVQEWHLLLPRRPAASGLSSREGLEQMPGLGARLRPPSLFLPWPAADMEEEGDGLSPLHHPGLGHEHGLPSLGPLAQLSPCPCVAAGEEVHSAEETPTQRLLPQTPPSSHHLGRPLLAPRVLGWSLEAAGQADSDGAGKTTPPTDSNGASQLVAFKALDWHHQDSRLTLAGLQSLPCGKEGGLSVDLLPLSFPGSSANPEFWCFPQHMSNIQMIFTFENAQQPPLSPEPPTAPELARAFCKRLKEHFCRQCQSAPQQLLGHLYLEGALVRHRPDGRRNADLRLCNPGQMQGAPVERSRLFQMPGKRDPGGSIIVVLGKAGMGKSLLAQKICLDWANGQMAQFDFVFRFDCRRLGLLHGAHRDLRPLLSDVLGGLCEGVDDVYERMLQNPERVLLLFDGMGELEDLAGFASGSPSHGEGHGIGTLLAALFQKKLLNGCTLLLTGRPQDRLPPCLPRVDTVLEVVGFSAEQASLYLARYFKGSPHGEQKENLIRTSPYLFSHCHNPGLCQLICEAVFGMSGEELPSTLTGLFTRFLLRKLASLTANSAASKHQNLTALAEVSWSLGQHCQNALLSNQFPSVAVKDFALKAGLVVEEGGVYVFPNFGVQHFLVALHLTLAKEMKGKKLTKYLGLGSRSRKFLSSWGLVPRFLSGLLFLKDDLSSSLLFGEEGELDTEKMITKKQRSLLKFIRKLSIQDFSPDKLLELLHCVHEAEDPSLLNHFTFSLRPDLSFLGFPLTPSDVSVLQSVLRRCSKEFTLDLRGSCVHVDGLRNLVDLKNVTKFRVSLGEAVALWKHLWGIKERGALQTAMEKFLLVPFRAQTMEDVDSLLKLVQLQREMAEGGHLIPAIAGLLKLEFSLGPSCGLEGFQKLAESLVAFPALQHLDLDSPDENEIGDDGMKSLSGILPRLASLETLNLSRNKITDLGAEPLARALPSLLLLKTLSLYKNNIGDAGAGRFAEMLPQMSALRVLDLHCNKISAAGAQRLTDCLRKCPRIQSLALWNPTIPHGVLDHLQQLDSRIRRF; encoded by the exons ATGGCCGAGGCTCCTGCAG TTCAAGCCACTGAGGTGATCGGTGACGATCAAGACAACCCAGAGGTGTTTTACACCGTGGAAAGGGATGAAAGTGGAGAAGTCGTCTGCCTGTGCTCCGACATGGGGGAGGCCTACAGTAAAATTG CTACACTGGCTGAATATTTACTCAAAGACCAGCAAGATGCCCCAGCAGACGAGCATTTTG AGAGCCTGTTGTCGGACATCACTGCTGCTGAAGGCTCGGGGGGCTGCGCAGAGGCCAAGAACCGGGGTAG AGCCGGACTGGGCAGGGCTGCCGAGGGGCCAGGGCTTccaccgcccacctccccgaaGACAGGCGTCGGCAGAGAAGTGGCCCTGGCTTCACCTTGCCTTTCTTCCCTTGCAGGCTGCTCCTCAGAGGCTCCCGAGGCCAAGCGCCCAAGGCTGG CAAACTCACCAGCCCTGTGCATCGTGAGCGGGAACCCTGTTGCCATCCCTCCGAACCCCTGCCAGGATGGCACCATCTCGCCACCCGACTTCCACGTGGAGATTCTGGTGGCCACG GCTGAGAAGTGGCAGCTGCAGAGCCAGGCTGAGAGCCGCTGGGTTCAGGAGTGGCATCTTCTCCTGCCACGCAGGCCTGCGGCGTCTGGGCTGAGCTCCAGAGAGGGGCTGGAGCAGATGCCAGGCTTGGGGGCTCGTCTCAggcccccctccctctttctcccttgGCCTGCTGCTGatatggaggaggagggggacgGGCTCTCCCCGCTCCACCACCCGGGGCTGGGTCACGAACATGGGCTGCCCAGCTTGGGGCCCTTGGCTCAGCTCAGTCCCTGCCCCTGCGTGGCAGCGGGGGAAGAGGTGCACTCCGCCGAAGAGACGCCAACCCAGAGGCTGTTGCCACAGACCCCTCCGTCTTCTCACCATCTTGGTCGGCCGCTTCTGGCCCCCAGAGTGCTGGGGTGGTCTCTTGAGGCAGCCGGGCAGGCCGATTCAGATGGCGCAG GCAAAACAACACCGCCCACTGACAGCAACGGGGCATCGCAGTTGGTAGCCTTCAAAGCTTTGGACTGGCACCACCAGGATTCACGGTTGACTCTGGCCGGGCTTCAGTCCCTTCCTTGCGGGAAGGAAGGAGGGCTGAGCGTAGACctgcttcctctctcttttccaggGTCTTCTGCAAATCCAGAGTTCTGGTGCTTCCCACAACATATGAGCAACATCCAGATGATCTTCACCTTTGAAAATGCCCAGCAACCCCCCTTGTCTCCTGAGCCACCAACTGCCCCAG AGCTGGCGAGGGCCTTCTGCAAACGGCTGAAGGAACATTTCTGCAGGCAGTGCCAGTCGGCGCCCCAGCAGCTCTTAGGGCATCTTTACCTCGAGGGGGCCTTGGTGCGGCATCGTCCAGATGGCAGGAGGAATGCGGACCTGAGACTCTGCAACCCGGGGCAGATGCAGGGGGCCCCCGTGGAGAGGAGCAGGCTGTTCCAGATGCCCGGGAAGAGGGACCCGGGGGGCAGCATCATCGTGGTCCTGGGGAAGGCTGGCATGGGGAAGAGTCTTCTGGCCCAGAAGATCTGCCTGGACTGGGCCAACGGCCAGATGGCCCAGTTTGACTTTGTTTTCCGCTTTGATTGCCGGAGGCTGGGCCTCCTCCATGGGGCCCACCGTGACCTCAGGCCCCTGCTCTCGGATGTCCTGGGGGGGCTCTGCGAGGGTGTTGACGATGTCTATGAGCGCATGCTGCAGAACCCAGAAagggtcctcctcctcttcgacGGCATGGGAGAACTGGAGGACCTGGCTGGCTTTGCCTCGGGGAGCCCATCCCACGGGGAGGGTCATGGCATCGGCACCCTCTTGGCTGCCCTCTTCCAGAAGAAGCTTCTCAACGGCTGCACTCTGCTATTAACAGGACGGCCCCAAGACAGGCTCCCCCCATGTCTCCCTCGGGTGGACACGGTTCTGGAAGTCGTGGGCTTCTCTgcggagcaggcctccctctaccTGGCTCGCTATTTCAAAGGCTCCCCCCACGGGGAGCAGAAGGAGAACCTGATCAGAACTTCTCCGTACCTGTTCAGCCACTGCCACAACCCCGGCCTCTGCCAGCTCATCTGCGAGGCGGTGTTCGGAATGAGCGGCGAAGAGCTGCCCTCCACCCTCACCGGCCTCTTCACCAGGTTCCTCCTCCGCAAGCTGGCGAGTTTGACTGCAAACAGCGCGGCCTCGAAGCACCAGAACCTCACGGCCTTGGCTGAGGTCTCCTGGTCTCTTGGGCAACATTGCCAAAACGCCCTCCTCAGCAACCAGTTCCCTTCTGTAGCTGTAAAGGACTTTGCTCTGAAGGCTGGGCTCGTGGTGGAGGAGGGGGGGGTATATGTCTTTCCCAACTTTGGGGTCCAACATTTCTTGGTGGCCCTGCACTTGACTCTTGCCAAAGAGATGAAGGGCAAAAAACTCACCAAATACCTTGGCTTGGGCTCCAGGTCCAGGAAATTTCTCTCTTCGTGGGGCCTGGTGCCCCGTTTCTTGTCTGGCTTGCTGTTCTTAAAGGATGACCTCAGCAGTTCTCTCCTTTTTGGCGAGGAAGGTGAGCTAGATACAGAGAAGATGATCACCAAGAAGCAGAGAAGCCTCTTGAAATTCATCCGGAAACTTTCCATTCAGGATTTCAGTCCAGACAAGCTCCTGGAGCTTCTCCACTGTGTCCATGAAGCAGAAGACCCAAGCCTCTTGAACCACTTCACCTTCTCGCTCAGGCCAGACCTCTCTTTCTTGGGCTTTCCACTCACTCCATCGGACGTCAGTGTCCTTCAGTCTGTGTTGAGAAGGTGCTCCAAAGAGTTCACTTTAGACCTGAGGGGGAGTTGCGTTCACGTGGATGGACTCAGGAACCTTGTTGACCTGAAGAATGTCACAAAGTTCAG GGTGTCCCTCGGCGAGGCAGTGGCGCTCTGGAAGCACCTGTGGGGAATCAAGGAGAGGGGAGCCCTGCAGACCGCCATGGAGAAGTTCctcctggtgcccttcagagccCAGACAATGGAGGACGTGGACTCACTTCTCAAGCTGGTGCAGCTGCAGAGAGAAATGGCGGAAGG TGGCCATCTCATTCCGGCCATTGCCGGGCTCCTGAAACTGGAATTCAG CCTCGGACCCAGCTGTGGCTTGGAGGGTTTCCAAAAGCTGGCAGAGTCTTTGGTTGCCTTTCCGGCTCTTCAGCATCTGGA CTTGGATTCCCCCGATGAAAATGAAATCGGAGATGACGGGATGAAGTCCCTCAGCGGCATCCTTCCTCGCTTGGCTTCTCTGGAAACATTAAA CTTGTCCCGGAACAAGATCACGGATCTGGGCGCAGAGCCGCTGGCCAGAGCCCTCCCGTCCCTGCTTTTGCTGAAGACGCTCAG CTTGTACAAAAACAACATCGGGGATGCTGGAGCGGGGCGTTTTGCTGAGATGTTGCCCCAGATGAGTGCCTTGCGGGTTTTGGA CCTGCACTGCAACAAGATTTCTGCTGCCGGAGCCCAGCGTCTGACAGACTGCCTGAGGAAGTGCCCTCGCATCCAGAGCCTGGC GTTGTGGAACCCAACTATTCCTCACGGGGTTCTTGACCACCTGCAGCAGCTGGATTCTCGAATCAGGAGATTTTAG